CGTCGCCCGGGTCGATGATCTTCCAGTTCTCGCTCGTGCCCTCGCCGAGCGAGGGCGTGAAGACCCGCGGCACGGTGTCGAGGCGCTCACGGCGCTCCTCGGTGAGGGTGTAGCGCATGCTGCCGACCTGGCGGACGTAGACCCGCTCCTGGTCGTAGCGGTCCTTGTAGACGTGGACGTTCTGCGCCGTCTGCTCGCGCGTCGGGGTCTGCTCGCGTTCCTGCTGCTGGGTCATGGGTGCCTCCTCGGAAATGTGGGCGCGTCGGATCGAGGGGTCGTCGACGAAAAGGGGCACGCCCTGAGTTGCATCAGTGTCCCACGGCGGACGCCGCGCGTTCCGGGCGTCACGCGGCCGGCGTTCCGGGCGTCACGCGGCCGGCGTGGCCGGGCGTCATAGGGCCGGTCACCGTCCAGTTTTGATGCTTGCGGGGGGTGAGGATCCGCAGCACCTCCGGGTCGAGGTCCGAGAGGTAGACGCTCGTCCCGGGCGTCGTCCGCGCCCGTCGTCGATCCTGCTCCAATAGCGCGGTGACTTTGCCGCGCTCGAGCCTGAGGACGTGCGTCTCGTTGGAGTCCTCGGCTCTAGAGACGATGTCGCAACGGCCGCCGAGCTGCTGGTAGGCGAGGATGCCGATCGCCTTCTCGCCGAGCGTCCGCGGATCGTCGACCTTCGCGGACTCAAAGAGGCTGCGCGCCACCAAGCGGAGATGGTCAGGCGTCATCCCTCGCCCTTCGTCCTCGATGACGATCAGCGGCCGCTGGCCCTTCCGGCGAAGGAGCACGCGAATGCGGCCGCCCGGGCGCTCCGCCTCCGCGTACCCGTCGGCCGCGTTCGAGACGAATTCGTTGAGCGCGTCCTTCGGATCCTGATACGCCTGCCCGGAGACGAGCACCGCCTTCGCGAGGTTCCCGATCCGCAACCGGACCTTCTCCGCTGGCATATGCGTAAGCGGCGCGAGATCGAGGAAGTGGGTCCGCGGCAGTGGCATCCTCGTCAGCAGCAGAGCCGTGGCCACTGGCGCGAGCGGCCAGGGCTTGCGAATGCCACTAGCTGCGCCGTTCCAACCTGACCCGCACGTCCGCGATGTGGGAATTGGTCCGCTTCACCGCTGCCTGCATCGCCGAGAGGGCATCCGTCGCCGCATCGCCCGTGGCAGCAGCCTCGATTCCCGCTTCGAGCTCATCCAGGGCAGCGGCGACGTGTGAGGCCAAGTCGCGCACCGCATCCTTCAGTTCCTTGAACTCCTCGTCGGTGACGCTCATTCGCCTTGCCGCCTTCCTGGATTCGCTCCGAGCTCAGACCGAGCCGGAGACGCCGAACAGGCCTAGCGCTTTTTCCGCTCGCCGTCGACCGCTTGCTGCCCGGCCGGGATCGCGAGATCAGGTCCTCCCCGGGGCGCAGGTCTCCGAAATCGAGGGGCAGGTACATTTCGACGATGCAGCTCAGCTTTGTGCCCTGGTGGCTGACGCTCATTGTCGCGATCGCGACGACCGCCGTCTTCCTGTCCTGCATCTTGGCCTGGCATCGCCTCCCGCAGACGACGTGTCGTGAGGCTCCTCGACGAGAGACATCCTGGCGGAGAGGCACGGTGAACAGTCGCGGGGTGAGGATGGATGACCGGACGCGGCGAACGTCGACACCGCGGCCGGCACCTTCACTCTTTGCGACACTCGGCTCGTGCAGATTGCGGTGATCCTCGACGTCGGGGGCGTCCTGCTCCTGCCGGACGAGGAGGCCGTCAGTTCGGCCCTTCGTAGTTCTGGACTCATGCCGGACGACGCGCTGTTGAGCGCCGCGCACTACTTCGCCGTACATCACGCCGACGACGAGGCGCGAGCCCTGACCGATCGCCCCTATGAGATCGGCTACCTCTCGGCGCTCGGCTTCGGCGGCGATGAACTGGCCGCAGGTTTCCAGGCCTTCGACGAGCTGTGGAAGCTGCCGGCGATCGACCTCTGGTCGCGGCAGGTTCCCGGCGGGGGCGAGCTGCTTGCCGAGCTCTCCTCTGGGGGCAGGCCGGTCGCAATCGTCAGCAACGCCGACGGAACCGTGGAGCAGAGTCTCGTTCGCCAAGGGCTATGCCAGGTTGGACCCGGCGCCGCTCCCACGGTCGCCGCCATCGTCGACTCGGCAGTCGTCGGGGTCGCAAAACCCGACCCGAGAGTATTTGCCCCGGCACTCGCGGCACTCCGGCGCGAGCCGGCGCAATGCGTCCACGTCGGTGACTCCGAGCGATTCGACGTCCGAGGAGCAGAGGCCGCGGGCATCCGGCCCCTTCACTACGACCCGCACCGCCTCTGTCGGAGCCCTACGGCCCACTCGCACCTCTCGTCGCTCTCGGACCTCTGGAGTGTGCTCGACTGACGTCCGACGCAGGAGGAGGCTGAGATGGCGGCAACTCTCAAGCTGACGCACAAGGCGATCGGTGTGGAGGTCCGTCGTGGCACCTTCGATGCCGTGCTCGACGGCGAGCGCGTCGGGTCGGTCGAGATGAACGAGACGATCGAGCTACCGCTCGAAGCCGGGCACCACACCCTGCAAATCCGCAATGGCCGAAACCTGAGCCGCACCCTGGCCTTTCAAGCGACCGACGGTCAGGTCCTCGCCTTCCGGTGCACCGGGAAGCGGTTCTTGCCGATCTTCCTCGCGTCGTTCGTCATGCCACGCCTGGCGCTCGCGCTCCGTCCGGACTAGCAGGAGCGGCCCGGGAAAGGCGGGCTGGCCTGCACCCTGTCGCAGTAGCTTTCCCACCGTGGACGGCCGCTTCATCGAGCTTCCCGGCGTGCGCCTGTGGTGCGTGGACTCGGGCGGCGACGGGCCTTCGATCGTCTTCCTGCACGCGAAGACCGGCACCAGCGAGTCGTGGGAGCCGCAGCTCGCGTACTTCGCCGAGCACGGCTACCGCGTGATCGCCTTCGACCGCCGGGGCTCGGGCGAGAGCCACCCGGCGCTCGACGGCACCGAGCAGCCGGGCACGCTCGCGGGCGACCTCGACGCGCTCGCCGAGACGCTCGCGATCGGACGCTTCCACCTCGTCTCGGTCGCGGCCGGTGCATTCGCCGCCCTCGACTACGCAGCGTGGAAACCCGAGCGCCTGCGCTCCGTGGTCGCCGCGGCGACGATGAGCTCGTTCGACGAGGAGGAGATCGCCGAGTTCGGCCGGCGCATCAGGGTGGAGGCGCTGCGCGAGCCGGGCGAGATCGCCAACCTCGAGGTGTCCGCCGGCTACCGGGGCGCCAACCCGGAGGGAACCCGCCGGTGGCTCGAGATCGAGGCCGCCGCGAGCCGACAGGGGGCCGCGGGGCAGGGACTGCGGTCGCCCAACCGCTACGAGAAGTTCGAGCGGATCGAGGTCCCCGTCCTCGCGCTCGCCGGCGGCGCGGACCTCATCGCGCCGCCCGCGCTCGTGCGCCTCTGGGCTGCGCACCTCCCGCACGCCGAGGTCGACATCCTCCCCGAGGCCGGCCACTCCATCGCCTGGGAGGACCCGGCCGCGTTCAACGAGCGCGTCCTCGCCTTCATCGAGAAGTTCAGCTAACCGGCCCGCCAGCTCCCGCTGGCGGGCTGACCCCTCCGCTCAGCTCCAGGTGGAGTGGGCGACGTCGCTGATCAGCTGCAGCTTGGCCCGCTGCTCCTCGGGGCTCATCGGCGCGTTCGCCGCCGAGGCGAAGCCGCACTGGGTGCTCAGCGCGAAGTTCGCCGCCGGGTGGTGCCGCCCTGCCTCGGCGATGCGCGACTCGACGACACCCCGGTCCTCGAGCTCGCCGGCCTTGGTCGTGAGCAGACCGAGGACGACCGTGCTCTCCGGGTCGATCGCGCTGATCGGCCCGAAGTCGCCGGCGCGGTCCGAGTCGTACTCGAGGAGGACGACGTCGACGTCGAGGTTCGGGAAGAGCTGGTCGGCGATCGCGCCGTAGCCGCCGCTCGAGTGCCACGTGCCGCCCGGCATGTTGCCGCGGCAGACGTGCAGCGCGCGGGTGACGCCGTCGAGGCCGTCGAAGACCGAGCTGTCGAGCTTGCCGTCGAAGGCGAGCTGGGCATCGAGGTCGTGGCCGTGCTCCTTGTGGAAGGCGCGGTTGTCCGGGTCGCACAGCGAGCCGTAGTTCGGCGCGTCGAGCTGGATGTAGTCACAGCCCTGGGAGACGAGCCACTCAGCGACGCCGTGCAGCCAGTCGCGCACGTCGCTCAGGAAGTCCTCGCAGCTCGGGTAGGCCGAGGTGGAGAGCTCGTCGGACCAGTACCGCCGGTGGTAGCTCGGCGCGGCCATCGTGTACTTGGTGCGCGAGTTGGTGTGCTGGGTGAGGTAGGGGTACTCCTCGCCCACCTTGTAGCCCTCGAGCGGGTGGATCTTCCCGACGACCGTCGGGAAGCCACCGGCGAAGGCCGAGTTGCTGCCGCCACCGCCGCCGCCCGCTGCGAGGTGGACGTTCGCCGGATAGGAGCGCTCGCCGGGGCGGGCCTCGAGGCCACCGAGGTGGCGCGCCGTGTCCGCCCAGCCGGGGCGGCGCATCTCGCCGTCGGTGATCACGTCGAGGCCGACGCCCTCCTGGATCGCGATGCACTCGAGGACCGTCTCGTCCTCGATCTTGGCGAGCTCCGAGGCGTCGATCTCGCCGGCGGCGAGCCGCTTTCGCGCCTCCAGCAACCGCTCCGGCTGCAGCAGGCTGCCGACCACCTCGGCCTTTGCGGTGCTCTGCTTCCCGGCCATCTGGCCCCCCTTCTCCCGATGGAGCGGCCCCCCCGCTCCCCGCCGGCGGAGTGTAGACACACCGGCGACGCTCCTCCCAACACCCCTTTCAGGGGAGGATCCGCAGCGCCTCGAGCGCGAGCTGCGCGAGGACGCGGTCGCCCGCCGTCGCGAGCGACAGGCCGGTGAGCGCCTCGATCCGCCCCAGGCGGTAGCCGACGGTGTTCAGGTGGACGAGGAGCTCGTCCGCGCTCGCCCGCCGGCTGCCGTTGTGGGCGAGGTAGCTGCGCAGCGTGTCGAGGAGCACTTCGTGCTCGCCGGCGGGCGGGACGAGGGGGCCGAGGACGTCGGCGGCGAAGCGGCCGAGCTCCTCGTCGGGTACGTGCACGAGGAGACGGTGCACCCCGAGGCTGTCGTGCGCCGCGACCTCGCCGACGAGGCGCAGGCGGCGGGCGACGAACAGCGCCCGCTGCGCCTCGGCGTCGGCGCCTCCGAGGCCCTCTGCGAGCCGCGCCGGGCGGCTCGCGCCGAGGGAGAGCTCGAGCCCGCGGAACGCCCGGCCGAGCGCCCCGGCGACGCGCCGCGCCGGTGGGTCGCCGGCGTCGTCGACGGGCGCGAGCACGAGCACGTGGTCGGCGCGCTCGACGGCCGCGAAGCCGCTCCCGAGC
The genomic region above belongs to Acidimicrobiales bacterium and contains:
- a CDS encoding ATP-binding protein, with protein sequence MATALLLTRMPLPRTHFLDLAPLTHMPAEKVRLRIGNLAKAVLVSGQAYQDPKDALNEFVSNAADGYAEAERPGGRIRVLLRRKGQRPLIVIEDEGRGMTPDHLRLVARSLFESAKVDDPRTLGEKAIGILAYQQLGGRCDIVSRAEDSNETHVLRLERGKVTALLEQDRRRARTTPGTSVYLSDLDPEVLRILTPRKHQNWTVTGPMTPGHAGRVTPGTPAA
- a CDS encoding HAD family hydrolase — protein: MQIAVILDVGGVLLLPDEEAVSSALRSSGLMPDDALLSAAHYFAVHHADDEARALTDRPYEIGYLSALGFGGDELAAGFQAFDELWKLPAIDLWSRQVPGGGELLAELSSGGRPVAIVSNADGTVEQSLVRQGLCQVGPGAAPTVAAIVDSAVVGVAKPDPRVFAPALAALRREPAQCVHVGDSERFDVRGAEAAGIRPLHYDPHRLCRSPTAHSHLSSLSDLWSVLD
- a CDS encoding alpha/beta hydrolase — translated: MDGRFIELPGVRLWCVDSGGDGPSIVFLHAKTGTSESWEPQLAYFAEHGYRVIAFDRRGSGESHPALDGTEQPGTLAGDLDALAETLAIGRFHLVSVAAGAFAALDYAAWKPERLRSVVAAATMSSFDEEEIAEFGRRIRVEALREPGEIANLEVSAGYRGANPEGTRRWLEIEAAASRQGAAGQGLRSPNRYEKFERIEVPVLALAGGADLIAPPALVRLWAAHLPHAEVDILPEAGHSIAWEDPAAFNERVLAFIEKFS
- a CDS encoding cobalamin-independent methionine synthase II family protein, whose translation is MAGKQSTAKAEVVGSLLQPERLLEARKRLAAGEIDASELAKIEDETVLECIAIQEGVGLDVITDGEMRRPGWADTARHLGGLEARPGERSYPANVHLAAGGGGGGSNSAFAGGFPTVVGKIHPLEGYKVGEEYPYLTQHTNSRTKYTMAAPSYHRRYWSDELSTSAYPSCEDFLSDVRDWLHGVAEWLVSQGCDYIQLDAPNYGSLCDPDNRAFHKEHGHDLDAQLAFDGKLDSSVFDGLDGVTRALHVCRGNMPGGTWHSSGGYGAIADQLFPNLDVDVVLLEYDSDRAGDFGPISAIDPESTVVLGLLTTKAGELEDRGVVESRIAEAGRHHPAANFALSTQCGFASAANAPMSPEEQRAKLQLISDVAHSTWS